The Spirosoma foliorum genome has a window encoding:
- a CDS encoding GMC oxidoreductase: MSYFNIDAQALNTYDAIVIGSGISGGWAAKELTGKGLRTLVLERGRDVRHVTDYPTTNKQPWEFEHRNQLKQEVREANPIISKCYAFYEGTEQFFVKDAEHPYVQEKPFDWIRGYQVGGKSLMWARQTQRWSDFDFEGPARDGFAVDWPIRYADIAPWYSHVERFAGITGNKDGLATLPDGEFLPPHEWNCVEKHFQQKVAAKYKDRHVIMGRAAHLTQPQPIHFQQGRAQCQHRTICERGCPFGGYFSSNSSTIPWAAKTGKMTLRPNSVVHSIIYDEAKGRATGVRVIDANTKQMQEFYARIIFLNAAALNSNLVLLNSTSHRFPNGLGNDSGVLGKYVAFHNYRAGISGEYDGDLDSTTDGRRPNSPYIPRFRNVLKQETNFLRGYASGFSAGRISRSDQNGIGADLKESLLNPKLGGWYVGSHMMGETIPKESNYLALDSSLKDPFGIPQLKISIAYDDNDDKMVKDYQEQLTEMFTEAGFKNIRVRDSHAAPGLDIHEMGGVRMGKDPKTSMLNKWNQLHAVKNVFVTDGASMTSTSTQNPSLTYMALTARAADYAVKAMKKGLV, from the coding sequence ATGTCTTACTTTAATATAGATGCGCAAGCCTTAAACACCTACGATGCCATTGTCATTGGCTCAGGCATTAGTGGCGGCTGGGCAGCCAAAGAATTGACTGGCAAAGGCCTGCGCACCCTCGTTCTCGAACGGGGACGCGATGTTCGGCACGTAACCGATTATCCTACGACCAACAAACAACCTTGGGAATTTGAACATAGAAACCAGCTTAAGCAGGAAGTTCGGGAAGCCAACCCGATTATCAGCAAGTGCTATGCTTTTTATGAAGGTACCGAACAGTTTTTCGTGAAAGACGCTGAGCATCCTTACGTTCAGGAAAAGCCTTTCGACTGGATACGGGGCTATCAGGTAGGCGGCAAATCGCTGATGTGGGCACGACAAACACAGCGCTGGAGCGATTTCGATTTTGAAGGACCTGCCCGTGATGGATTCGCCGTTGACTGGCCGATCCGCTATGCCGACATTGCCCCCTGGTATAGCCATGTAGAACGATTTGCCGGAATAACCGGTAACAAAGATGGCTTGGCCACTTTGCCAGATGGTGAGTTTCTGCCCCCCCACGAATGGAACTGCGTAGAGAAGCATTTTCAACAAAAAGTGGCGGCCAAATATAAGGATCGGCATGTGATTATGGGGCGGGCCGCGCATTTAACGCAACCACAACCCATTCATTTTCAGCAGGGACGGGCGCAATGTCAGCACCGTACCATCTGTGAGCGCGGATGTCCGTTTGGTGGCTACTTCAGTAGCAATTCGTCAACCATACCCTGGGCAGCTAAAACGGGTAAAATGACCTTACGTCCCAACTCGGTTGTTCACTCGATCATCTACGATGAGGCCAAAGGCCGGGCAACGGGGGTGCGCGTCATTGACGCTAATACCAAACAGATGCAGGAGTTTTATGCTCGTATCATTTTTCTGAATGCGGCAGCATTAAACTCCAATCTAGTGCTGTTGAATTCAACATCTCATCGCTTCCCGAATGGTCTGGGCAACGACAGTGGGGTTTTGGGTAAATATGTCGCTTTCCACAATTATCGGGCAGGTATTTCGGGTGAATACGATGGAGATCTTGATTCGACAACAGATGGTCGTCGGCCAAACAGCCCTTATATTCCCCGTTTCCGAAATGTGCTAAAACAGGAAACGAACTTCTTACGAGGGTATGCCTCTGGTTTTTCGGCCGGGCGGATTTCGCGGTCTGATCAAAATGGAATTGGAGCCGACTTGAAAGAGAGCCTGTTGAATCCTAAACTGGGCGGTTGGTACGTCGGCTCACATATGATGGGTGAAACCATCCCGAAAGAATCGAACTATCTTGCGCTGGACTCATCGCTAAAAGATCCGTTTGGTATTCCCCAACTGAAAATCTCGATTGCTTACGATGATAACGACGATAAAATGGTGAAGGATTATCAGGAGCAACTAACGGAGATGTTTACCGAAGCGGGTTTCAAAAATATCCGGGTACGTGACAGTCATGCCGCACCTGGCCTCGATATTCACGAAATGGGTGGTGTGCGGATGGGTAAAGACCCCAAAACGTCGATGCTCAATAAGTGGAACCAACTTCATGCCGTGAAAAACGTATTCGTAACAGATGGAGCCAGCATGACCTCGACTTCCACGCAAAACCCATCATTAACCTATATGGCGCTTACAGCCCGCGCTGCCGATTATGCCGTGAAAGCTATGAAAAAGGGGCTGGTGTAG
- a CDS encoding bile acid:sodium symporter family protein, with translation MAKTSLGSLLSRAGLDWFIFALLAMIGLAKLWPEPGIQEGIFSLSTLATYGVSLIFFFYGLKLNFSQLREGLRNHRLHLVIHLTTFVVFPAVVLAARSLFLTPDTELLWLGIFYVAALPSTVSSSVVMVSIAGGNLPAAIFNASISSLIGVFITPIWMSFLLANTTGQYDLAGVIGKLTLQVILPVVLGLLLNKRLGWLASQHKTALRYFDQFTILLIVYTAFCESFALHSFEKISASDLLWLATLMLALFFLIYGLITFLSRLLNFNREDRITALFCGSKKSLVQGSVMANVLFPGSMAGIALLPIMIYHALQLIVASILAQAMARRQTEKIEVIQE, from the coding sequence ATGGCAAAAACGTCCCTAGGTTCTCTCCTCTCCCGCGCTGGACTCGATTGGTTTATCTTCGCTTTGCTAGCCATGATCGGCCTGGCCAAACTCTGGCCCGAGCCGGGTATCCAAGAGGGCATATTTTCATTGTCGACCCTGGCCACCTACGGCGTTTCGTTGATTTTTTTCTTTTATGGCTTAAAATTGAATTTCAGCCAGTTGCGCGAAGGACTGCGAAATCACCGACTTCATCTGGTTATTCATCTTACCACCTTCGTCGTATTTCCGGCGGTTGTACTGGCTGCCCGCTCGCTGTTCCTAACACCAGATACTGAGTTGCTTTGGCTGGGCATTTTCTATGTAGCAGCCTTACCCTCAACGGTCTCATCATCGGTGGTGATGGTCTCTATTGCGGGCGGAAATCTGCCGGCTGCGATCTTCAATGCCAGCATTTCCAGCCTGATTGGGGTATTCATTACACCTATCTGGATGAGTTTTTTACTGGCCAATACCACTGGACAATATGACCTCGCCGGTGTCATTGGCAAGTTAACCCTTCAGGTTATTCTACCGGTCGTACTTGGGCTTTTACTGAATAAGCGCCTGGGCTGGCTGGCTTCCCAGCATAAAACAGCACTCCGGTATTTCGACCAGTTCACCATTTTACTCATTGTTTACACTGCCTTCTGCGAATCGTTTGCCCTTCATTCATTTGAGAAGATTTCAGCGAGCGATCTACTTTGGCTGGCCACCCTGATGCTGGCCTTGTTCTTTCTAATTTACGGACTCATCACATTCCTCAGCCGACTCCTGAATTTTAACCGGGAAGACCGAATTACAGCGTTGTTTTGTGGTTCCAAGAAATCGCTGGTACAGGGTAGTGTGATGGCAAATGTCCTGTTTCCGGGCAGTATGGCGGGCATAGCATTACTGCCGATCATGATTTATCATGCCCTCCAGCTCATTGTTGCTAGTATTTTAGCACAGGCAATGGCTCGGCGACAGACTGAAAAAATAGAGGTCATTCAGGAGTGA
- a CDS encoding alpha/beta hydrolase family protein: protein MRYLLLTLVLYSLIINLAIGQHTQRSVGDYTVFTIPFEGDSITFAVVTRKGELTKKKPIFLFRQGSLPIPLFTINPKTHKPALTELPITCYDHEADYYSIMIAKPGVPLVVEDAYLDTLFTTRSRPKPTMYTSTYFSHNYLDYYVHQTNAVFDFLLKQPWVDTKRVVLAGGSEGYHVAIKTAYTNPRVTHLIVSSGGLEGRHQSIIRAERMKGYTGEYTQEEAQRSVEGLQREWIEICKDSLNTTSTYGDPKRTTYSFSHNHNLEYLLALTIPIRVIYGTADVGSTSNDILPLEFARRGKMNLSLKAYPNHDHTYYKLTYNAKGKVIDKVYNGVVVEKEYFDWLRLH from the coding sequence ATGCGTTATTTACTTCTGACACTAGTCCTTTACAGTCTTATCATTAATCTGGCAATTGGTCAGCATACCCAACGTTCTGTTGGAGACTATACTGTTTTTACGATTCCATTTGAAGGAGACTCGATCACGTTTGCTGTTGTCACTCGAAAAGGTGAGTTGACGAAGAAGAAGCCAATTTTTCTATTTCGTCAGGGTTCCCTGCCGATTCCGCTGTTTACCATTAATCCGAAGACCCATAAGCCTGCCTTAACAGAATTGCCCATTACCTGTTACGACCACGAAGCTGACTATTATTCAATTATGATTGCGAAACCGGGGGTACCTCTCGTTGTTGAGGATGCGTATTTAGATACGCTGTTTACTACCCGTAGCAGGCCTAAGCCCACAATGTATACGTCGACGTATTTTAGTCATAACTACCTTGATTATTACGTTCATCAGACGAATGCTGTGTTTGACTTTCTGCTTAAACAGCCTTGGGTGGATACTAAACGAGTTGTACTAGCCGGTGGGTCAGAAGGCTACCATGTAGCGATTAAAACGGCCTATACAAATCCAAGGGTTACCCATTTAATTGTATCATCAGGCGGGTTGGAAGGCCGACACCAGTCGATCATCCGTGCCGAGCGAATGAAAGGGTATACAGGCGAGTATACGCAAGAGGAGGCTCAACGAAGCGTTGAGGGGTTGCAACGGGAATGGATTGAGATTTGTAAAGACTCGCTCAATACGACATCGACTTATGGCGATCCTAAACGGACAACCTATTCATTTTCGCATAATCACAATTTAGAGTATCTGCTTGCCCTAACCATACCCATTCGTGTGATCTATGGCACTGCCGATGTGGGCTCGACCTCGAACGATATCCTACCGCTTGAGTTTGCTCGTCGTGGCAAAATGAATCTTAGTTTGAAGGCATATCCTAATCATGACCATACGTATTACAAGTTAACGTATAATGCGAAGGGGAAGGTTATCGATAAAGTCTATAACGGCGTTGTTGTCGAAAAGGAGTATTTCGACTGGCTCAGGCTTCATTAA
- a CDS encoding GH1 family beta-glucosidase, protein MNPSDPLNFDRHTFGSDFVWGTATAAYQIEGAVDRDGRTPCVWDTFGRQKGKIKTGETADIACEFYDRYESDLLLHKELGFNAFRFSLSWSRILPDGVGPAHGGRINEAGIAFYDRLIDQCLQLGITPWITLYHWDLPQALELKGGWPNRKIVDWFADFADVCTKAYGHKVKHWIILNEPLAFSILGYFTGQHAPGRRSFRNLLPVIHHTALAQAEGGRIVRQNVPDALVGTTFSCSPIDPFTPGDQSAAIRVDALMNRLFIEPSLGLGYPSKELPFLASIAKKVAKPGDMERLAFDFDFIGLQHYFRAVVEQSYFMPYLWAKDVTPLRRNVQTITEMGWEVYPESMYRIIKQFGQYEGIKKIYITESGAAFYDQVEKGQVHDKARVEYHQNYLQQVLRAKQEGLPVEGYFAWTFLDNFEWAEGYRPRFGLVYVDFRTQQRIVKASGRWFQQLLTEELVAVR, encoded by the coding sequence ATGAACCCATCTGATCCACTAAATTTTGACCGCCATACCTTCGGTTCCGACTTTGTTTGGGGAACTGCTACAGCTGCCTATCAAATTGAAGGAGCGGTTGACCGCGACGGACGAACGCCCTGCGTCTGGGATACGTTCGGGCGGCAAAAAGGCAAAATCAAAACGGGCGAAACGGCCGATATAGCCTGTGAATTCTACGACCGCTATGAATCGGACCTTTTGTTGCATAAAGAACTCGGATTCAATGCCTTCCGTTTCTCGCTATCGTGGTCACGAATCCTTCCCGACGGTGTAGGGCCAGCGCATGGCGGACGTATCAATGAAGCCGGAATTGCCTTCTACGACCGCCTGATCGACCAGTGTCTTCAATTAGGCATTACTCCCTGGATCACACTCTACCACTGGGATTTACCGCAGGCGCTTGAACTAAAAGGCGGCTGGCCCAACCGAAAAATTGTGGATTGGTTTGCGGATTTTGCCGATGTCTGTACAAAAGCGTATGGCCACAAAGTGAAGCATTGGATTATCCTGAACGAACCACTGGCATTTTCGATACTGGGCTATTTTACGGGACAGCACGCACCGGGTCGGCGGAGTTTCCGGAATCTGTTGCCCGTTATTCACCATACCGCGCTGGCCCAGGCCGAAGGTGGGCGCATTGTTCGGCAAAATGTTCCCGATGCGTTAGTTGGTACCACTTTCTCCTGCTCCCCCATCGATCCGTTTACCCCTGGCGATCAGTCTGCTGCCATTCGGGTGGATGCGCTCATGAACCGGCTTTTTATCGAGCCATCTCTCGGCCTTGGTTACCCCTCGAAAGAGCTGCCCTTCCTGGCTAGCATTGCTAAAAAAGTGGCTAAACCCGGCGACATGGAACGGCTCGCATTTGACTTCGACTTTATTGGTTTACAGCACTATTTCCGGGCAGTGGTCGAGCAATCGTACTTTATGCCGTATCTGTGGGCAAAAGATGTAACGCCCCTCCGGCGAAATGTACAAACCATTACGGAGATGGGTTGGGAGGTATACCCCGAAAGTATGTACCGAATCATAAAACAATTCGGACAGTACGAAGGCATCAAAAAAATCTACATTACCGAAAGTGGTGCGGCCTTTTACGATCAGGTGGAGAAGGGACAAGTGCATGATAAAGCCCGAGTCGAATACCATCAGAATTACCTACAGCAAGTACTTCGGGCTAAACAGGAAGGCCTCCCGGTTGAGGGTTATTTTGCCTGGACATTCCTCGACAATTTCGAATGGGCAGAAGGGTATCGCCCCCGCTTTGGCCTGGTCTATGTCGATTTCCGAACGCAGCAACGGATTGTGAAGGCATCAGGGCGCTGGTTCCAACAACTATTAACCGAAGAATTGGTGGCTGTCCGGTGA
- a CDS encoding acetyl-CoA hydrolase/transferase family protein: MPVHLPLTSPEKAVSAIQSGNRVFIHSVAQTPHMLIKAMVDRAHELRDVEICHMHTEGPLPYLDAQYQNSFRPNSFFIGANMRKQLNQGIGDYVPVFLSEVPLLFQRNILPIDVALIQVSPPDAHGFCSLGPSVDISLAAIHSAKYVIAQVNPRVPRTHGDGLIPVSMLHAAVEVDAPVYEVLPGQISDLDRKIGQNVASLVEDGATLQLGIGGIPNATLSELIHHKGLGIHTEMFSDGVIDLVERGVITGEHKTVLPYRLVSAFVMGSQRVYDFIDDNPGVAMKQVSFTNDTAIIRRNPKVTAINSAIEIDLTGQVCADTIGTYQYSGVGGQMDFVRGASLSEGGKPIFALASTTTRGESKLVPFLKEGAGVTTTRAHVHYIVTEYGIANLFGKNLRQRARALINIAHPNHREELEREAFARFGSV, from the coding sequence ATGCCTGTTCATCTTCCGCTCACTAGTCCCGAAAAAGCCGTTTCGGCTATTCAATCGGGCAATCGCGTTTTTATACATAGTGTTGCCCAAACTCCTCATATGCTCATCAAGGCAATGGTCGATCGTGCTCATGAGCTTCGTGATGTAGAGATTTGTCATATGCATACCGAAGGGCCATTGCCCTATCTGGATGCCCAGTACCAAAATTCGTTTCGACCTAATTCCTTCTTTATCGGTGCCAATATGCGGAAGCAACTCAATCAGGGCATCGGCGATTACGTTCCAGTTTTTCTGAGTGAGGTCCCTCTTTTGTTCCAGCGAAACATATTGCCCATCGATGTAGCGCTTATTCAGGTATCGCCCCCCGATGCGCACGGTTTCTGTTCGCTGGGTCCTTCGGTCGATATTTCGTTAGCGGCCATTCATTCGGCGAAGTATGTGATTGCCCAGGTGAATCCACGTGTACCTCGCACGCATGGTGACGGCCTGATTCCAGTTTCGATGCTACACGCGGCCGTTGAGGTAGATGCGCCCGTTTACGAAGTGTTGCCTGGTCAGATCAGTGATCTGGATCGTAAGATCGGCCAAAACGTAGCGAGTCTGGTTGAAGATGGTGCCACGCTTCAGCTTGGCATCGGCGGCATTCCGAATGCTACGCTATCGGAGCTTATCCATCACAAAGGGCTGGGCATCCATACCGAAATGTTTTCGGATGGGGTGATCGATCTGGTTGAACGGGGGGTGATCACCGGTGAACATAAGACAGTGCTACCCTATCGCCTTGTTTCGGCCTTTGTAATGGGCAGTCAACGAGTTTACGATTTCATTGATGATAACCCTGGGGTCGCTATGAAACAGGTCAGTTTTACCAACGATACGGCTATCATTCGGCGCAACCCGAAAGTTACGGCCATCAATTCGGCCATCGAAATCGACCTGACAGGGCAAGTTTGTGCCGACACGATTGGGACCTACCAATATTCAGGCGTAGGTGGCCAGATGGATTTTGTGCGGGGAGCCAGTCTGTCGGAAGGTGGAAAACCTATTTTCGCGCTGGCGTCAACAACCACTCGGGGAGAGAGTAAACTAGTTCCGTTTTTGAAAGAAGGGGCCGGCGTAACGACCACTCGCGCGCATGTGCATTACATTGTCACAGAATACGGTATTGCTAATTTGTTCGGCAAGAACCTCCGCCAACGTGCCCGTGCCCTTATCAACATTGCCCATCCCAATCATCGGGAAGAACTGGAACGAGAGGCATTTGCGCGATTTGGCAGTGTATAA
- a CDS encoding PQQ-dependent sugar dehydrogenase, giving the protein MSKTFIGIACLMASLLSWDSLAENHTGKYPKAVRTHKKSDPSSELKLPAGFSGTIVAQDLGSARHIAITKTGDIYVKLAKLKDGKGIYRLRDTDKDGLIDETTGFGDYPGTGIFINNGYLYASSNSSVYRYKLNDKQEVDSPDQPEKLVSGLREKDRDKSKSIAVDNQNNLYVNIASDNDACREAGTGKGLMPCPLLDSAAGIWKFKANVADQSFASGTRYATGLKNVVGLDWNTKNNSLFVLMHGRGKFDDFYPQYYTPQNSAELPAETMYEVHQGDDAGWPYIYYDPVQKKKMLAPEYGGDGKKTGGEKAISPVVAFPAHMAPNGLLFYTGTAFPERYRNGAFIAFHSQSQPIHKGYLVGFVPFKNGKPAGPWEIFADNFAGVDLEKPQGPVQHRPCGLAQGPDGSIYVTDDLNGTLFKISYKGSAKGQKSMTASKKK; this is encoded by the coding sequence ATGTCTAAAACTTTTATCGGGATTGCCTGCCTGATGGCTTCACTGCTTTCGTGGGATAGCCTGGCCGAAAACCATACGGGCAAATATCCAAAAGCCGTTCGTACACATAAGAAATCAGATCCGTCATCTGAACTAAAACTTCCAGCTGGATTTTCAGGCACGATCGTCGCGCAGGATCTGGGTTCGGCTCGTCATATTGCGATTACCAAAACCGGTGACATTTACGTGAAGCTGGCTAAACTCAAGGACGGGAAAGGAATTTATCGGCTTCGGGATACCGACAAAGATGGTCTGATTGATGAAACAACGGGCTTCGGGGATTATCCCGGAACCGGAATTTTCATTAACAATGGATATCTCTATGCCTCGTCTAATTCAAGTGTTTATCGCTACAAACTCAACGATAAGCAGGAGGTTGATAGCCCCGATCAGCCTGAAAAACTGGTGTCGGGCTTACGGGAAAAAGACCGAGATAAGTCGAAGTCGATTGCGGTTGATAATCAGAATAACTTGTACGTGAATATCGCTTCGGATAACGATGCTTGCCGGGAAGCCGGGACCGGGAAAGGGTTAATGCCCTGCCCGCTGCTGGATTCGGCAGCAGGTATCTGGAAATTTAAAGCAAATGTTGCCGATCAATCCTTTGCGAGCGGCACACGCTATGCCACTGGTTTGAAAAACGTTGTGGGGCTGGATTGGAATACCAAAAACAACTCCCTGTTTGTTTTGATGCATGGGCGGGGGAAATTCGATGATTTCTACCCACAGTACTATACACCGCAAAATAGTGCTGAGCTACCCGCCGAAACGATGTATGAAGTTCATCAGGGCGATGATGCTGGTTGGCCTTATATTTATTACGACCCCGTTCAGAAAAAGAAAATGCTGGCTCCTGAATATGGTGGAGATGGCAAAAAAACGGGTGGTGAAAAAGCGATCAGTCCAGTAGTCGCTTTCCCGGCTCATATGGCGCCTAATGGATTACTGTTCTATACGGGAACGGCCTTCCCCGAGCGTTACCGAAACGGCGCTTTCATTGCGTTTCACTCCCAATCGCAACCAATTCACAAAGGCTATTTAGTTGGCTTTGTGCCGTTTAAAAATGGAAAGCCAGCGGGCCCATGGGAAATCTTTGCCGATAATTTTGCGGGTGTCGACCTCGAAAAACCACAAGGTCCCGTACAACATCGTCCTTGTGGTCTGGCGCAGGGACCCGATGGCTCTATCTATGTAACGGATGATTTGAACGGTACCTTATTTAAAATCAGTTATAAAGGGTCGGCCAAAGGCCAGAAATCAATGACGGCTTCGAAAAAGAAGTAA
- a CDS encoding DUF4249 domain-containing protein → MRSLALLGLGCLTALLLPFACVDPLAQTLADTVDVLVVDGTITNVAEPMVIRLNRSHADRLTGRSGTLPVTKATVEVILDSSEVISCHETINGSYQLPNDFKGQINHAYQLRFTLSDGTRYISTQQVMPSVPPISRVTVQFNPTSLSPIEAIDGHYRAAHDVYLDTQDPVNEHNYYRWSWMLYEPQEYCRTCYQGIYAVNEVLPFNNGVFQSTNKPFEDCVYPPASSQAYLYVQGTSFDYFCRTQCWEILYSHTINVFDDKFTNGGLISRQLVAQVPFYQHSPCLVDIRQEALTKTAYEYFNFFQQQTQSTGGLTDTPPTVMIGNIRNEADPKEKVIGYFTASAVSIKPYYIDRKDTDGIPPTLFYALNGRIPNPESPPPPSNGPTFLVGGPVRPPTAVCGPIDQRTPIAPIGWPN, encoded by the coding sequence ATGCGTTCGTTAGCTCTACTTGGACTTGGCTGTTTAACGGCTCTGCTTCTACCATTCGCTTGTGTAGATCCCCTCGCCCAAACCCTGGCCGATACCGTGGATGTTCTTGTTGTTGACGGGACGATTACGAATGTAGCCGAACCGATGGTCATTCGACTTAATCGTTCGCATGCTGACCGGCTAACTGGACGAAGTGGAACACTACCCGTTACCAAAGCAACGGTTGAAGTAATACTCGATTCGTCGGAGGTGATTAGCTGTCATGAAACAATAAATGGCAGCTATCAATTGCCGAACGATTTTAAAGGGCAGATAAACCACGCTTACCAACTCCGCTTTACCCTGAGTGATGGCACTCGCTATATATCCACGCAACAGGTGATGCCCTCCGTTCCTCCCATTAGCCGGGTGACGGTTCAATTCAACCCAACCAGTCTTTCGCCCATTGAAGCAATAGATGGCCATTATCGCGCAGCGCATGACGTTTACCTGGACACCCAGGACCCTGTCAATGAGCACAATTACTATCGATGGTCCTGGATGCTTTATGAGCCCCAGGAGTATTGTCGGACTTGCTATCAGGGTATTTATGCCGTCAATGAAGTTTTGCCGTTTAATAATGGCGTATTTCAATCGACCAATAAACCTTTTGAGGATTGCGTTTATCCACCCGCTAGCTCACAGGCCTATTTGTACGTTCAGGGTACCTCGTTCGATTATTTCTGTCGAACGCAATGCTGGGAAATCCTCTACAGTCATACCATCAATGTTTTCGATGATAAGTTTACGAATGGTGGGCTTATTTCCCGACAACTGGTTGCTCAGGTTCCCTTTTATCAGCATAGCCCTTGTTTGGTCGATATTCGACAGGAAGCGCTCACTAAAACGGCTTACGAGTACTTCAATTTTTTCCAGCAACAGACACAATCAACAGGTGGATTGACTGACACACCACCGACGGTAATGATCGGCAATATTCGAAATGAGGCCGATCCAAAAGAAAAAGTAATTGGCTACTTTACCGCTTCGGCTGTTTCAATAAAACCGTATTACATTGATCGAAAAGACACGGATGGCATTCCGCCTACCTTGTTTTACGCCTTGAACGGCCGTATCCCTAATCCAGAATCGCCACCTCCTCCCTCTAATGGCCCTACATTTCTTGTAGGTGGTCCGGTTCGCCCGCCCACTGCTGTTTGTGGTCCTATTGACCAGCGTACCCCGATTGCTCCCATAGGCTGGCCAAATTAG
- a CDS encoding sugar phosphate isomerase/epimerase family protein, which produces MNYSEKITRQQFLKLGALATSAALLPQLDAFAAPTKKVGLQLYTLRDLMAKDPDGTLKKVAEIGYKEVELFGYADGKFFGKTPKAFAAQLKSLGLSVPSGHYTTGKTMPNAKGTLTNDWKRAVDDAAAIGQKYMVCAYLFPDERKKLDDYKQFADLFNKSAEVVKAAGMQFCYHNHDFEFKAMDSKLPYDVLLNGTDKNLVKLELDLYWATFANQDPVALFKKHPGRFPLWHIKDMEKTAERAFAPVGTGSINFQRIFDAKKTAGMTHYFVEQDVCKLPPLESIAISFKNVEKLKV; this is translated from the coding sequence ATGAATTACTCCGAAAAGATCACCCGCCAGCAGTTTCTTAAACTAGGCGCCTTAGCTACATCGGCGGCTTTGTTACCTCAGCTAGATGCGTTTGCAGCCCCTACCAAAAAGGTTGGTTTGCAATTGTATACACTGCGGGATTTGATGGCGAAAGACCCGGATGGAACATTGAAAAAAGTGGCCGAAATTGGCTACAAAGAAGTTGAGTTGTTTGGTTACGCAGATGGTAAATTCTTCGGCAAAACACCTAAAGCATTTGCAGCCCAACTGAAAAGCCTGGGTTTATCGGTTCCCAGCGGACACTATACAACGGGCAAAACAATGCCAAATGCGAAAGGCACCCTCACCAATGACTGGAAACGGGCGGTTGACGATGCTGCTGCTATCGGACAGAAGTACATGGTTTGTGCTTACCTGTTCCCCGACGAACGGAAAAAACTGGATGACTACAAACAGTTTGCGGATCTATTCAATAAATCGGCGGAAGTCGTGAAAGCGGCCGGGATGCAATTCTGCTACCACAACCACGATTTTGAATTTAAGGCAATGGATAGCAAACTGCCTTATGATGTCCTGTTGAACGGTACCGACAAGAACCTGGTCAAACTCGAACTCGATTTGTACTGGGCTACGTTTGCGAATCAGGACCCCGTTGCTTTGTTCAAGAAGCACCCTGGTCGTTTCCCGCTTTGGCACATCAAAGACATGGAAAAAACGGCTGAACGGGCATTCGCGCCAGTTGGTACGGGTTCTATTAACTTCCAGCGAATCTTCGACGCGAAGAAAACAGCGGGCATGACGCACTACTTCGTTGAACAGGATGTCTGCAAACTGCCACCACTGGAGTCAATTGCGATCAGCTTTAAGAATGTGGAAAAATTGAAAGTATAA